A genomic window from Pseudonocardia broussonetiae includes:
- a CDS encoding cysteine desulfurase-like protein translates to MSLDVASVRDHFPSLKAGYAHFDGPGGSQVPDVVAQAVATTMTSPLANRGTVTAAERAADAIVLAARAAMADLLAADPGGVVFGRSMTALTFDLARTLAAGWGPGDEVVVTRLDHDANIRPWVIAAEAVGATVRWLDFDPATGELDDVAGVLTDRTRLVAVTGASNLIGTRPPVRAIADRAHEVGALVHVDGVHLTAHAVVDVTALGADLYACSPYKFLGPHCGVLAAAPALLETLRPAKLLPSSDAVPERFELGTLPYELLAGTTAAVDFLAGLVPGQGTRRERLVASMTAAEAHEDRLRRRIEEGLAALPGVTVFSRAARRTPTLLVGFEGRDPAEAYRFLAERDVNAPASSFYALEASRRLGLGDGGSLRIGLAPYSDDADVDRLLSSLGDFTSGSRRNSGGR, encoded by the coding sequence GTGAGCCTCGACGTCGCCTCCGTTCGTGACCACTTCCCGTCGCTGAAGGCGGGCTACGCGCACTTCGACGGGCCCGGCGGCTCGCAGGTGCCCGACGTCGTCGCCCAGGCGGTGGCCACGACGATGACCTCGCCCCTGGCCAACCGCGGCACCGTCACCGCCGCGGAGCGCGCCGCCGACGCGATCGTGCTCGCCGCCCGCGCCGCGATGGCCGACCTGCTCGCCGCCGACCCGGGCGGCGTCGTCTTCGGCCGCAGCATGACCGCGCTGACCTTCGACCTCGCCCGCACGCTGGCCGCCGGCTGGGGCCCGGGCGACGAGGTCGTCGTCACCCGCCTGGACCACGACGCCAACATCCGCCCCTGGGTGATCGCCGCGGAGGCCGTCGGCGCGACCGTGCGGTGGCTGGACTTCGACCCCGCCACCGGTGAGCTCGACGACGTCGCCGGCGTCCTGACCGACCGCACCCGGCTGGTCGCGGTGACCGGGGCGTCGAACCTCATCGGCACGCGGCCCCCGGTGCGCGCGATCGCCGACCGCGCGCACGAGGTGGGCGCGCTCGTGCACGTCGACGGGGTGCACCTCACCGCGCACGCCGTCGTCGACGTCACCGCGCTGGGCGCCGACCTCTACGCCTGCTCGCCCTACAAGTTCCTCGGCCCGCACTGCGGCGTCCTCGCCGCCGCCCCCGCGCTGCTGGAGACGCTGCGCCCGGCCAAGCTGCTGCCCTCCTCCGACGCCGTGCCCGAGCGCTTCGAGCTGGGCACGCTGCCCTACGAGCTGCTCGCGGGCACGACCGCGGCCGTCGACTTCCTGGCCGGGCTCGTCCCGGGTCAGGGGACGCGGCGCGAGCGGCTCGTCGCGTCGATGACCGCGGCGGAGGCCCACGAGGACCGCCTGCGCCGGCGCATCGAGGAGGGCCTGGCCGCGCTGCCGGGCGTCACGGTCTTCTCGCGGGCGGCCCGCCGCACCCCGACGCTGCTGGTCGGCTTCGAGGGCCGCGACCCGGCCGAGGCCTACCGCTTCCTCGCCGAGCGCGACGTCAACGCCCCGGCGAGCTCGTTCTACGCGCTCGAGGCGTCGCGGCGCCTCGGGCTGGGCGACGGCGGGTCGCTGCGGA
- a CDS encoding TetR/AcrR family transcriptional regulator has product MTRGPNDPARRERIVVAAVELMGRDGLHAITHRAVAARAGVPLGSTTYYFRDLDDLLLAAVDLALEQSRARIAAWDAALPPDAGAAEVCRSLAVMTVGFVTEHAARTVLDYELYAAGLRRRPLRARSAEWIGLLRTALRGRFDALTADALTAAVDGFTLQALLAPAPPTVDACEALLRRVVAG; this is encoded by the coding sequence ATGACCAGGGGCCCCAACGACCCCGCCCGCCGCGAGCGCATCGTCGTCGCTGCCGTCGAGCTCATGGGCCGCGACGGGCTGCACGCGATCACCCACCGCGCCGTCGCCGCCCGCGCCGGCGTGCCGCTGGGCTCCACCACCTACTACTTCCGCGACCTCGACGACCTGCTGCTCGCCGCCGTCGACCTCGCCCTGGAGCAGTCCCGCGCCCGGATCGCCGCCTGGGATGCGGCGCTGCCGCCGGACGCGGGCGCCGCGGAGGTCTGCCGGTCGCTGGCCGTGATGACCGTCGGCTTCGTGACCGAGCACGCCGCCCGCACGGTGCTCGACTACGAGCTCTACGCCGCGGGCCTGCGCCGCCGCCCGCTGCGTGCGCGCAGCGCGGAGTGGATCGGGCTGCTGCGCACGGCCCTGCGCGGCCGCTTCGACGCCCTCACCGCCGACGCCCTCACCGCCGCCGTCGACGGCTTCACGCTGCAGGCGCTGCTGGCGCCCGCGCCCCCGACCGTCGACGCGTGCGAGGCGCTGCTGCGCCGGGTCGTGGCAGGGTGA
- a CDS encoding DMT family transporter, whose protein sequence is MATAAGPLGAPTTTRRARSPWWPMAGAIAAEICSTLLLKASDGFAHPLVGAAALLGFTLTLVLLSRALLTLPLGVAYAVWVGVGSVVVTLGGVLLFGDRLSAGGIAGIALVALGVVVVNR, encoded by the coding sequence ATGGCCACGGCCGCCGGCCCCCTCGGCGCGCCCACCACGACAAGGAGGGCCCGCAGCCCCTGGTGGCCGATGGCCGGCGCGATCGCGGCCGAGATCTGCTCGACGCTGCTGCTCAAGGCGTCCGACGGCTTCGCGCACCCGCTCGTCGGGGCGGCGGCGCTGCTGGGCTTCACCCTGACGCTGGTCCTGCTGTCCCGCGCCCTGCTGACGCTCCCGCTCGGCGTCGCGTACGCCGTGTGGGTGGGCGTCGGCAGCGTCGTGGTGACGCTCGGGGGCGTGCTGCTGTTCGGTGACCGGCTCTCCGCGGGCGGGATCGCCGGGATCGCGCTGGTCGCGCTCGGTGTCGTCGTGGTGAACCGATGA
- a CDS encoding DMT family transporter — protein MVPALLVLAVVSGVVGSTSLKLSHGFRRFWPVVGTALGYGVATVALGLLMEHLPVGVIHAVWGGGAAVLLTVVGRTVFGERITAARLAGVGLIVGGVVLLNLTGTL, from the coding sequence ATGGTTCCCGCGCTGCTCGTCCTCGCCGTCGTGTCCGGGGTGGTGGGGTCGACGTCGCTGAAGCTCTCGCACGGCTTCCGGCGGTTCTGGCCGGTCGTGGGGACGGCGCTCGGCTACGGCGTGGCGACCGTCGCGCTCGGGCTGCTCATGGAGCACCTGCCGGTCGGGGTCATCCACGCCGTCTGGGGCGGGGGAGCGGCGGTGCTGCTCACGGTCGTCGGCCGGACGGTGTTCGGCGAGCGGATCACCGCGGCCCGCCTCGCCGGGGTGGGCCTCATCGTCGGCGGCGTGGTGCTGCTCAACCTGACCGGGACCCTCTGA
- a CDS encoding alpha/beta hydrolase — protein MLDWSLLGGPLPWALLGAGGAALVALLLPRGGRWWGRAVPAVLVGAAVLTGAAVLVVDVLWRPFPDPLPLLVVLAVGVGLVAVGLAVARLRWWTPVAAALVVLAAAQGVNGYYEEFPTVRTALGLAAADVLPFADVVARQKQYVGPAGAPLESGWRPPADMPDAGVVSRVDIPATVSGFPARPAWVYLPPAYLGSTRARLPVLVLLSGQPGSPDDWLTSGELARRADAYAAEHGGLAPVVVMPDHLGDPLANPLCVDSPLGNAFTYLTVDVPAWIRATLQVAPGGWAVGGLSNGGTCSLQLAVTAPDLFPTFVDVSGEDAPTLGDRAETIARAFGGDEAAYRAVNPLDVLAARPFPGTAGYLVAGLQDSVYLPQARRVFAAAQAAGMDVEFHPRPGEHTWEVWGPGLGDALPWLGTRLGLTS, from the coding sequence ATGCTCGACTGGTCGCTGCTGGGCGGTCCGCTGCCCTGGGCGCTGCTCGGGGCGGGCGGGGCGGCGCTGGTCGCGCTCCTGCTCCCCCGCGGCGGGCGGTGGTGGGGGCGGGCGGTGCCGGCGGTGCTGGTCGGCGCGGCCGTGCTCACCGGGGCGGCGGTGCTCGTCGTCGACGTGCTCTGGCGGCCCTTCCCCGACCCCCTCCCGCTGCTGGTGGTGCTGGCCGTGGGGGTCGGGCTGGTCGCGGTGGGGCTGGCGGTGGCCCGGCTGCGCTGGTGGACCCCGGTCGCCGCGGCGCTGGTCGTGCTGGCGGCGGCGCAGGGCGTCAACGGCTACTACGAGGAGTTCCCGACGGTGCGCACCGCGCTCGGCCTCGCGGCGGCCGACGTGCTGCCCTTCGCCGACGTCGTGGCCCGTCAGAAGCAGTACGTCGGCCCGGCGGGCGCGCCGCTGGAGAGCGGCTGGCGCCCGCCCGCCGACATGCCCGACGCCGGCGTCGTCAGCCGGGTCGACATCCCGGCCACGGTCTCGGGCTTCCCCGCCCGGCCCGCCTGGGTCTACCTCCCGCCCGCCTACCTCGGCTCGACGCGCGCGCGGCTGCCGGTCCTGGTGCTGCTGTCGGGCCAGCCCGGGTCCCCCGACGACTGGCTGACCAGCGGCGAGCTCGCCCGTCGCGCCGACGCGTACGCCGCGGAGCACGGCGGGCTGGCCCCGGTCGTCGTCATGCCCGACCACCTCGGCGACCCGCTGGCCAACCCGCTGTGCGTCGACTCCCCGCTCGGGAACGCGTTCACCTACCTCACCGTCGACGTCCCGGCCTGGATCCGCGCGACGCTGCAGGTGGCGCCGGGCGGCTGGGCGGTCGGCGGGCTGTCCAACGGCGGCACCTGCTCGCTGCAGCTCGCCGTCACCGCGCCGGACCTGTTCCCGACGTTCGTCGACGTGTCCGGCGAGGACGCCCCCACCCTCGGCGACCGGGCGGAGACGATCGCCCGGGCGTTCGGGGGCGACGAGGCCGCCTACCGGGCGGTCAACCCGCTCGACGTCCTGGCCGCGCGGCCGTTCCCCGGCACCGCCGGGTACCTCGTCGCCGGCCTGCAGGACTCGGTCTACCTGCCGCAGGCGCGCCGCGTGTTCGCCGCCGCGCAGGCCGCCGGCATGGACGTGGAGTTCCACCCCCGCCCCGGCGAGCACACCTGGGAGGTGTGGGGCCCCGGGCTCGGCGACGCGCTGCCCTGGCTCGGCACGCGGCTGGGGCTGACGTCGTGA
- a CDS encoding bifunctional lysylphosphatidylglycerol flippase/synthetase MprF encodes MRAALVRPGLVRFGRRAPLSIAFTAVAVVVGVVSGSIPDGPPADVLDAVGTGVGPLSAGHWWSPLSAVPFWGGLAGHLATAALVLGAGLVAERRVGAVRTAALLLGTQVVGTLVAVGLIAAGSAAGGAWAGEMAAQTAVGGAPGAVGFLLAASHVLSALWRRRIRLVLLVGVVMLVAYSGELTDALLLCGALAGLVAGPLVLRRADTGTGTGTGPHRTGAPSRSEGRVLVALLVAASAVGPVVAAVAQAPIGPLSVLQFVVLSPPPDAATVQQICATAATDVCRSLQAQLRLSGIGPAIASAVPVLLLLVTAEGLRRGRRAAWVVGIAMDLLLAVLGLLLAAQVATTPAEQLVVYGGAPGARQVLALVLPPLLPLAVAVLLVLTRARFAVRAPSGTYRRLGLVAAAAFAVVSVLYVGGGALAAGGFDRPPGTGELLADLPLRFLPPGYLGEVEPGFLPQDLVATLLFEWTGVVFWLVVAVGLLRSFVAARPEGASDDDAGRARELLRTTGGSHLGWLTTWPGHVYWFGDGCAVAHRVIGGVALTTGDPIGPADARASAVTGFAAHCAERGLTPAFYSVTEDVRAVCAGLGWSAVQVAEETVVPLPGLAFTGKRWQDVRSALNRATKTGTTAEWISYRHAPLALTDQVRAISEEWVVDKGLPEMGFTLGGLDELADDEVRCLVAVDADRTVHGVTSWLPVHEGGAVVGWTLDFMRRRAGTHGVMEFLIASAAQTFRDEGAQFASLSGAPLAQLEPQQADGLQRVLDWAGHALEPVYGFRSLLAFKAKFQPRYEPLFLSYPDPVALPAIGVAVGRAYLPGLTARQSARLVARMRERPTAG; translated from the coding sequence GTGAGGGCCGCACTCGTCCGTCCCGGGCTGGTGCGGTTCGGGCGGCGGGCGCCGCTGTCGATCGCGTTCACCGCGGTCGCGGTGGTCGTCGGCGTGGTGTCGGGCAGCATCCCGGACGGTCCGCCCGCCGACGTGCTCGACGCCGTCGGCACCGGGGTGGGACCGCTGAGCGCCGGGCACTGGTGGTCGCCGCTCTCGGCGGTGCCGTTCTGGGGCGGCCTGGCCGGGCACCTGGCCACGGCCGCGCTCGTGCTCGGAGCCGGGCTGGTGGCCGAGCGCCGGGTCGGGGCGGTGCGCACGGCCGCACTGCTGCTCGGGACGCAGGTCGTCGGCACGCTGGTCGCCGTCGGGCTGATCGCGGCGGGATCGGCCGCGGGCGGCGCGTGGGCCGGGGAGATGGCCGCGCAGACCGCCGTCGGCGGAGCGCCGGGCGCGGTCGGGTTCCTGCTGGCGGCGAGCCACGTGCTGTCGGCGCTGTGGCGGCGCCGGATCCGGCTGGTGCTGCTCGTCGGCGTCGTCATGCTGGTCGCCTACTCCGGCGAGCTGACCGATGCGCTGCTGCTGTGCGGCGCGCTGGCCGGCCTGGTCGCGGGGCCGCTGGTGCTGCGCCGCGCCGACACCGGCACCGGCACCGGCACCGGGCCGCACCGGACCGGGGCGCCGTCGCGGTCCGAGGGACGCGTGCTGGTGGCGCTGCTCGTGGCGGCGTCGGCGGTCGGGCCGGTGGTGGCGGCCGTCGCGCAGGCGCCGATCGGGCCGCTGTCGGTGCTGCAGTTCGTGGTGCTCTCGCCGCCGCCGGACGCCGCGACCGTCCAGCAGATCTGCGCGACCGCGGCCACCGACGTGTGCCGGTCGCTGCAGGCGCAGCTGCGGCTGTCGGGGATCGGGCCGGCGATCGCGTCGGCGGTCCCGGTGCTGCTGCTGCTCGTCACGGCGGAGGGGCTGCGGCGCGGGCGCCGGGCGGCGTGGGTCGTCGGGATCGCGATGGACCTGCTGCTCGCGGTGCTCGGCCTGCTGCTCGCGGCGCAGGTCGCGACCACCCCGGCCGAGCAGCTCGTCGTCTACGGGGGCGCGCCCGGGGCCCGGCAGGTCCTCGCGCTGGTGCTGCCGCCGCTGCTGCCCCTGGCCGTCGCCGTGCTGCTGGTCCTCACGCGGGCGCGGTTCGCGGTGCGCGCGCCGTCGGGCACGTACCGGCGGCTCGGGCTGGTCGCCGCGGCCGCGTTCGCCGTCGTCTCGGTGCTCTACGTCGGGGGCGGCGCGCTCGCCGCGGGCGGGTTCGACCGCCCGCCCGGCACCGGTGAGCTCCTCGCCGACCTCCCCCTGCGCTTCCTGCCGCCGGGCTACCTCGGCGAGGTCGAGCCCGGGTTCCTGCCGCAGGACCTCGTCGCGACGCTGCTGTTCGAGTGGACCGGGGTGGTGTTCTGGCTGGTCGTGGCGGTGGGGCTGCTGCGGTCGTTCGTGGCGGCCCGGCCCGAGGGGGCCTCCGACGACGACGCCGGGCGCGCCCGCGAGCTGCTGCGCACCACCGGCGGCTCGCACCTGGGCTGGCTCACGACCTGGCCGGGGCACGTCTACTGGTTCGGCGACGGCTGCGCGGTCGCGCACCGCGTGATCGGCGGCGTCGCACTGACCACGGGCGACCCGATCGGCCCGGCGGACGCCCGGGCGTCCGCCGTCACGGGGTTCGCCGCGCACTGCGCCGAGCGCGGTCTCACCCCCGCGTTCTACAGCGTCACCGAGGACGTCCGGGCGGTGTGCGCGGGGCTGGGGTGGAGCGCCGTGCAGGTCGCGGAGGAGACGGTCGTCCCGCTGCCGGGGCTCGCGTTCACCGGCAAGCGCTGGCAGGACGTGCGCAGCGCGCTCAACCGCGCCACGAAGACCGGCACGACCGCGGAGTGGATCTCCTACCGGCACGCCCCGCTCGCGCTGACCGACCAGGTCCGGGCGATCAGCGAGGAGTGGGTCGTCGACAAGGGCCTGCCGGAGATGGGCTTCACGCTCGGCGGGCTCGACGAGCTCGCCGACGACGAGGTCCGCTGCCTGGTCGCCGTCGACGCCGACCGCACCGTCCACGGCGTCACCAGCTGGCTGCCCGTGCACGAGGGCGGCGCCGTCGTGGGGTGGACGCTGGACTTCATGCGCCGCCGCGCCGGCACCCACGGCGTCATGGAGTTCCTCATCGCCTCGGCCGCCCAGACCTTCCGCGACGAGGGCGCGCAGTTCGCCTCGCTGTCGGGCGCGCCGCTGGCCCAGCTCGAGCCGCAGCAGGCCGACGGGCTGCAGCGCGTGCTCGACTGGGCGGGTCACGCGCTGGAGCCCGTCTACGGCTTCCGCTCGCTGCTGGCGTTCAAGGCGAAGTTCCAGCCGCGCTACGAACCGCTGTTCCTCAGCTACCCCGACCCGGTCGCGCTGCCCGCGATCGGGGTGGCCGTGGGGCGCGCCTACCTGCCCGGACTGACCGCTCGTCAGTCCGCCCGCCTCGTCGCGCGCATGCGGGAACGCCCGACCGCCGGCTGA